In Flavobacterium sp. WV_118_3, one DNA window encodes the following:
- a CDS encoding tyrosine-type recombinase/integrase: MRTTLQAYQDYLQKEKNYSRHTLTAYVNDVQFFTAFLEEQGFGVTLEKVNYSHVRSWIVTLVESGMATLSVNRKVSSLKSFYRFLLKTKQIEVNPLQKHKALKVARKVQIPFSEKELDRVFEVLGEEDGFEEIRNRLIVELFYTLGLRRSELIGLKWVDYNVHSKTLKVLGKRNKERLLPVLDCTDRLINRYLTERKKLISIVDNDLLILSQKGNKVSESFVYRLINDYFSTVSEKVKKSPHVLRHTFATHLLNNGADINSVKELLGHASLSSTQIYTHSSLAELKKVYRDAHPRSRDNSEN, encoded by the coding sequence ATGCGAACAACTTTACAGGCCTATCAGGACTATCTTCAGAAAGAGAAAAACTACTCGCGACATACATTGACGGCTTATGTGAATGATGTACAGTTTTTTACAGCCTTTCTGGAAGAACAGGGTTTTGGGGTGACACTGGAAAAAGTGAACTACAGTCATGTCCGATCCTGGATTGTAACGTTGGTCGAATCGGGAATGGCAACACTCTCGGTAAACCGCAAAGTGTCTTCTTTAAAGTCGTTCTATCGGTTTTTATTAAAAACGAAACAAATAGAAGTTAATCCGCTTCAAAAACATAAGGCGTTAAAAGTGGCGCGAAAGGTTCAGATTCCGTTTTCGGAAAAAGAACTGGATCGGGTTTTTGAGGTGTTGGGAGAAGAGGATGGGTTTGAGGAAATCCGCAACCGTCTGATAGTAGAGCTTTTTTATACGTTGGGGTTAAGACGTTCGGAATTAATAGGGTTAAAATGGGTGGATTATAATGTGCATTCGAAAACGTTAAAGGTTTTAGGGAAGCGCAATAAAGAGCGTTTGTTGCCCGTTTTAGATTGTACAGACAGGTTAATTAATCGTTATCTTACGGAAAGAAAAAAGTTAATTTCAATAGTGGATAATGATTTGTTAATATTGAGCCAAAAAGGGAACAAAGTCAGTGAATCGTTTGTTTATCGATTAATAAATGATTACTTTAGTACTGTCTCTGAAAAGGTAAAAAAGAGTCCCCACGTTCTTAGGCATACCTTTGCGACGCATTTGCTGAACAATGGTGCCGATATAAATTCAGTTAAGGAATTGTTAGGACATGCTAGCTTGTCGTCGACCCAAATTTACACGCACAGCAGTCTGGCTGAGTTAAAAAAAGTATACCGGGACGCGCATCCCAGAAGTCGTGATAATTCCGAAAATTAA
- the nusG gene encoding transcription termination/antitermination protein NusG, producing the protein MTDNNVKKWYVVRAVSGQENKVKNYIETEINRLGMSDYISQVLVPTEKVVQVRDGKKISKDRVYFPGYVMIEANLTGEIPHIIKSITGVIGFLGETKGGDAVPLRQSEVNRMLGKVDELSVKTDTAAIPYSVGETVKVIDGPFNGFNGTVEKVNEEKRKLEVMVKIFGRKTPLELSFMQVEKV; encoded by the coding sequence ATGACTGATAATAATGTCAAAAAGTGGTATGTAGTTAGAGCGGTTAGCGGTCAGGAGAATAAAGTTAAAAACTATATCGAGACGGAAATTAACCGTCTTGGTATGAGTGATTATATTTCTCAGGTGCTTGTTCCTACAGAAAAAGTAGTACAGGTACGTGATGGTAAGAAAATAAGCAAAGATCGTGTTTATTTCCCGGGATATGTGATGATAGAAGCAAATCTTACGGGAGAAATTCCGCATATAATAAAATCAATAACAGGAGTTATTGGATTTTTAGGGGAAACAAAAGGTGGTGATGCAGTACCGTTACGACAGTCGGAAGTAAACCGTATGTTAGGTAAAGTAGATGAGCTTTCTGTGAAAACCGATACCGCTGCAATTCCGTACTCAGTAGGAGAAACGGTAAAAGTAATCGACGGACCTTTCAATGGTTTCAATGGAACGGTAGAGAAAGTGAACGAAGAGAAGCGTAAACTTGAAGTAATGGTTAAGATTTTCGGAAGAAAAACACCATTGGAATTAAGTTTTATGCAAGTAGAAAAAGTATAA
- the rpsU gene encoding 30S ribosomal protein S21 — protein MLIIPIKDGENIDRALKRYKRKFDKTGVVRQLRSRQAFTKPSVTRRAQIQKAAYIQTLRDSLEN, from the coding sequence ATGTTGATTATACCAATTAAGGACGGAGAAAATATTGATAGAGCGTTAAAACGTTACAAAAGAAAATTCGACAAAACGGGAGTTGTTAGACAATTAAGAAGTCGTCAGGCATTCACGAAACCGTCAGTAACAAGAAGAGCTCAAATTCAAAAAGCAGCTTATATTCAGACACTAAGAGATTCTTTAGAGAATTAG
- the rplK gene encoding 50S ribosomal protein L11, which yields MAKEISKVVKLQVKGGAANPSPPVGPALGAAGVNIMEFCKQFNARTQDKPGKVLPVQITVYKDKSFEFVVKTPPAAIQLLDAAKLKSGSGEPNRKKVASVTWDQIRAIAEDKMQDLNAFEIEKAMSMVAGTARSMGITVSGNAPF from the coding sequence ATGGCAAAAGAAATTAGTAAAGTAGTTAAACTACAAGTTAAGGGAGGTGCTGCGAATCCGTCGCCACCGGTTGGACCTGCTTTGGGGGCTGCTGGGGTTAACATCATGGAGTTCTGTAAGCAATTTAATGCGAGAACACAAGATAAACCTGGCAAAGTATTACCAGTACAAATTACTGTGTATAAAGACAAATCTTTTGAATTTGTTGTTAAAACGCCACCTGCTGCAATTCAGTTATTGGATGCTGCAAAGTTGAAGTCTGGTTCAGGTGAACCGAATCGTAAGAAAGTAGCTAGCGTTACTTGGGATCAAATTAGAGCTATTGCTGAAGACAAAATGCAAGATCTTAATGCTTTCGAAATTGAGAAAGCAATGAGTATGGTAGCAGGAACAGCTAGATCTATGGGGATAACTGTATCAGGAAACGCTCCTTTTTAA
- the tuf gene encoding elongation factor Tu, giving the protein MAKETFDRSKPHLNIGTIGHVDHGKTTLTAAITKVLADAGLSEARSFDQIDNAPEEKERGITINTSHVEYATANRHYAHVDCPGHADYVKNMVTGAAQMDGAILVVAATDGPMPQTREHILLGRQVGVPRMVVFMNKVDMVDDAELLELVEMEIRDLLSFYQYDGDNGPVVKGSALGALNGEPKWVATVMELMEAVDNWIELPQRDVDKPFLMPVEDVFTITGRGTVATGRIETGVANTGDAVEIIGMGADKLTSTITGVEMFRKILDRGEAGDNVGLLLRGIDKADIRRGMVIVKPGSVKPHAKFKAEVYILKKEEGGRHTPFHNNYRPQFYVRTTDVTGTISLPAGVEMVMPGDNLTIEVQLLSPIALSVGLRFAIREGGRTVGAGQVTEILD; this is encoded by the coding sequence ATGGCAAAGGAAACTTTTGATCGTTCCAAACCCCACTTGAATATTGGTACTATTGGACACGTAGATCACGGAAAAACAACTTTGACTGCTGCTATTACTAAAGTATTGGCTGATGCAGGTTTATCTGAGGCAAGAAGCTTCGATCAGATTGACAACGCTCCTGAAGAGAAAGAAAGAGGTATTACTATTAATACATCTCACGTAGAATATGCTACTGCTAACCGTCACTATGCGCACGTTGACTGTCCAGGTCACGCGGATTACGTTAAGAACATGGTTACAGGTGCTGCTCAGATGGATGGTGCTATCTTGGTAGTTGCTGCTACAGATGGTCCAATGCCACAAACTCGTGAGCACATCCTTTTAGGTCGCCAGGTAGGTGTTCCAAGAATGGTTGTTTTCATGAACAAAGTAGATATGGTTGATGATGCTGAGTTGTTAGAGCTTGTTGAAATGGAAATCAGAGATCTATTATCTTTCTATCAGTATGATGGAGATAACGGACCAGTAGTTAAAGGATCTGCTTTAGGAGCTTTGAATGGAGAGCCTAAATGGGTTGCTACTGTAATGGAATTGATGGAAGCTGTTGATAACTGGATCGAATTACCACAACGTGATGTTGATAAACCATTCTTGATGCCGGTAGAGGACGTATTTACAATTACAGGTCGTGGAACTGTTGCTACAGGTCGTATCGAAACTGGAGTTGCTAATACTGGAGATGCTGTTGAAATCATCGGTATGGGAGCTGATAAATTAACTTCTACAATTACAGGAGTTGAGATGTTCCGTAAAATCCTTGATAGAGGTGAAGCTGGAGATAACGTAGGTTTATTATTAAGAGGTATTGACAAAGCTGATATCCGTCGTGGTATGGTTATCGTTAAGCCAGGATCTGTTAAACCACACGCTAAATTCAAAGCAGAGGTTTATATCTTGAAAAAAGAAGAAGGTGGACGTCACACTCCATTCCACAATAACTACCGTCCACAGTTCTACGTACGTACAACTGACGTAACAGGTACTATCTCTTTACCAGCTGGTGTAGAAATGGTTATGCCTGGGGATAACTTGACTATCGAAGTACAATTATTAAGCCCAATCGCATTAAGCGTAGGTTTACGTTTCGCTATCCGTGAAGGTGGTAGAACAGTAGGTGCTGGTCAGGTAACTGAAATCTTAGACTAA
- the rplA gene encoding 50S ribosomal protein L1: MAKLTKKQKEAASKIEKNKLYSLKDASALIKTVASAKFDESVDIAVRLGVDPRKANQMVRGVVTLPHGTGKDVRVLALVTPDKEAEAKAAGADHVGLDDYLQKIKDGWTDVDVIITMPAVMGKLGPLGRILGPRGLMPNPKTGTVTMDVAKAVQEVKAGKIDFKVDKTGIVHAGIGKVSFEADKISENAHEIIQTLIKLKPTAAKGTYIKSIHISSTMSPAIALDPKAV; encoded by the coding sequence ATGGCAAAATTAACAAAAAAGCAAAAAGAGGCTGCTTCAAAAATTGAGAAGAACAAATTATACAGCTTGAAAGATGCATCTGCATTGATCAAAACTGTTGCTTCTGCAAAATTTGATGAGTCTGTTGATATCGCAGTTCGTTTGGGAGTAGATCCTAGAAAAGCGAATCAAATGGTTAGAGGTGTGGTTACATTGCCTCACGGTACAGGAAAAGACGTTCGCGTTTTAGCATTAGTTACTCCGGATAAAGAAGCAGAAGCGAAAGCTGCTGGTGCTGATCACGTAGGATTAGACGACTATTTGCAAAAAATCAAAGACGGTTGGACAGATGTTGATGTAATCATCACGATGCCGGCTGTAATGGGTAAATTAGGACCATTAGGACGTATTTTAGGTCCAAGAGGTTTAATGCCAAACCCTAAAACCGGAACGGTTACTATGGACGTAGCGAAAGCAGTTCAAGAAGTGAAAGCTGGTAAAATTGACTTTAAAGTTGACAAAACTGGTATCGTTCACGCTGGAATCGGAAAAGTTTCTTTTGAGGCTGATAAAATTTCTGAGAACGCTCACGAAATTATTCAAACGTTAATCAAATTAAAACCAACTGCAGCAAAAGGTACTTATATTAAGAGTATCCATATCTCATCAACAATGAGCCCTGCTATCGCCTTAGATCCTAAAGCGGTATAA
- the rplL gene encoding 50S ribosomal protein L7/L12 has protein sequence MADLKQFAEQLVNLTVKEVNELATILKDEYGIEPAAAAVVVSGGGDVAAAEEQTEFTVVLKDAGASKLAVVKAVKELTGLGLKEAKDLVDGAPSNVKEGVSKDEAEGLKKSLEEAGAVVELK, from the coding sequence ATGGCAGATTTGAAACAATTCGCAGAACAACTAGTTAACTTAACAGTTAAAGAAGTTAACGAATTAGCAACGATATTAAAAGACGAGTATGGAATTGAGCCAGCTGCAGCTGCTGTAGTTGTATCAGGTGGTGGTGATGTTGCTGCTGCTGAAGAGCAAACAGAATTCACTGTAGTATTGAAAGATGCTGGAGCTTCTAAATTAGCAGTAGTTAAAGCTGTTAAAGAATTAACAGGTTTAGGTCTTAAAGAAGCAAAAGATTTAGTAGACGGTGCTCCTTCAAATGTTAAAGAAGGTGTTTCTAAAGACGAGGCTGAAGGTCTTAAAAAATCTTTAGAAGAGGCTGGAGCAGTAGTTGAGCTAAAATAA
- the raiA gene encoding ribosome-associated translation inhibitor RaiA — translation MKVNVQAVNFNVDKKLIGFVHDRLGKLEKYYDKVVSSDVFLKVENTSDKENKIVEVKISVPGDEFVVKKQSKSFEEAVDLSADSLERLLLKRKGRIRTHI, via the coding sequence ATGAAAGTAAATGTTCAGGCTGTCAATTTTAATGTTGACAAAAAGCTAATTGGTTTTGTTCATGACAGATTAGGGAAATTAGAAAAGTACTACGACAAAGTTGTTTCTTCCGACGTGTTTTTGAAAGTTGAAAATACCAGCGATAAAGAGAATAAAATAGTGGAAGTAAAAATCAGTGTTCCTGGAGATGAATTTGTGGTGAAAAAACAAAGCAAAAGTTTTGAAGAGGCAGTCGACCTGTCTGCGGATTCTTTAGAGCGTTTATTATTAAAAAGAAAAGGTAGGATAAGAACACATATTTAA
- the rplJ gene encoding 50S ribosomal protein L10, producing MTREEKSIAIEDLTAQLAGANIVYLADISGLNADTTSNLRRACFKAGIKLEVVKNTLLEKAMEASDNNYGELPTVLKGNTSILIADIANAPAKIIKEFRKKSDKPLLKGAYINEEIYIGDNLLDSLASLKSKEEVIGEIIGLLQSPAQRVISALKNQFKDEEGTEE from the coding sequence ATGACTAGAGAAGAAAAATCAATCGCGATTGAAGATTTAACTGCACAGTTAGCTGGTGCTAATATTGTTTATTTAGCAGATATTTCTGGTTTAAACGCAGATACTACTTCAAACTTAAGAAGAGCTTGTTTTAAGGCAGGTATTAAATTGGAAGTTGTTAAGAATACATTGTTGGAAAAAGCAATGGAAGCTTCAGATAACAACTACGGTGAATTACCAACAGTTTTAAAAGGAAACACTTCTATTTTAATTGCAGACATCGCAAATGCTCCTGCAAAAATTATCAAAGAATTCCGTAAAAAATCAGATAAGCCTTTATTAAAAGGAGCTTATATCAACGAGGAAATCTACATTGGAGATAACCTGTTAGATTCATTAGCTTCTCTTAAATCGAAAGAAGAGGTTATCGGAGAAATCATCGGATTACTTCAGTCTCCGGCACAGAGAGTTATCTCTGCTCTTAAAAATCAATTTAAGGACGAAGAAGGAACTGAGGAATAG
- the secE gene encoding preprotein translocase subunit SecE gives MTKVVNYISEAFVELKSNVTWPEWSEVQRLTIIVAIFSILFALATWGVDVVFAKVLGGFFNLLKKA, from the coding sequence ATGACAAAAGTTGTTAATTACATATCGGAAGCATTTGTGGAATTAAAATCAAATGTGACCTGGCCAGAGTGGTCTGAAGTACAACGATTAACCATCATTGTTGCGATTTTCTCGATTTTATTCGCGTTGGCAACATGGGGTGTAGATGTTGTTTTCGCCAAAGTGCTGGGAGGATTCTTTAATTTATTAAAAAAGGCTTAA
- a CDS encoding acyl-CoA dehydrogenase family protein yields the protein MNFEYNETQAMIAQSIRDFAEQNIRPNIMEWDEAQTFPVDLFKKLGEMGFMGVLVPEELGGSGLGYHEYITIVEEISKVDPSIGLSVAAHNSLCTNHILTFGNEEQKKRWIPKLATAEWIGAWGLTEHNTGSDAGGMNTTAVKDGDEWVINGAKNFITHAKSGNVAVVIVRTGEKGDSRGMTAFVIEHGTPGFSSGRKENKLGMRASETAELIFDNCRIPDANRLGEVGEGFIQAMKILDGGRISIGALSLGIAKGAYEAALKYSKERHQFGKAISEFQGISFKLADMATEIEASELLLHKAAFLKNNHKPVTTLGAMAKMYASEVCVKVANEAVQIHGGYGYTKDFPVEKFYRDSKLCTIGEGTTEIQKLVISRNILKG from the coding sequence ATGAATTTTGAATACAATGAAACGCAAGCTATGATCGCTCAGTCGATCAGAGATTTTGCCGAACAAAACATTCGTCCTAATATTATGGAATGGGACGAAGCGCAGACTTTTCCTGTCGATTTATTCAAAAAATTAGGAGAAATGGGATTCATGGGGGTTTTAGTACCGGAAGAACTGGGCGGATCCGGTTTGGGTTACCATGAATACATTACTATTGTAGAAGAAATATCAAAAGTAGATCCTTCAATTGGTTTATCGGTAGCAGCACATAACTCGCTTTGTACAAACCATATCCTGACATTCGGAAATGAAGAGCAGAAAAAGAGATGGATTCCAAAATTAGCAACCGCCGAATGGATTGGAGCTTGGGGATTAACGGAACACAATACAGGTTCGGATGCAGGAGGAATGAATACCACTGCGGTTAAAGATGGTGATGAGTGGGTGATCAACGGAGCAAAAAACTTTATCACACATGCGAAATCGGGTAACGTTGCGGTAGTAATCGTTCGTACCGGTGAGAAAGGGGATTCCAGAGGAATGACAGCTTTTGTAATCGAACACGGAACACCGGGATTCTCAAGTGGAAGAAAAGAAAACAAACTGGGAATGCGTGCCAGCGAAACGGCAGAGTTGATTTTTGACAATTGTCGTATCCCGGATGCAAACCGATTGGGAGAAGTAGGCGAAGGATTTATCCAGGCTATGAAAATTTTGGATGGCGGACGTATTTCAATTGGAGCTTTATCGTTAGGAATTGCGAAAGGAGCTTATGAAGCGGCTTTAAAATATTCGAAAGAGCGTCACCAGTTTGGAAAAGCGATCAGCGAATTCCAGGGGATTTCCTTTAAGCTGGCGGATATGGCGACCGAAATTGAAGCATCGGAATTATTATTACACAAAGCGGCGTTCCTTAAAAACAACCACAAACCGGTAACAACATTAGGAGCTATGGCTAAAATGTATGCATCAGAAGTGTGTGTTAAAGTAGCCAACGAAGCTGTTCAGATTCACGGTGGTTATGGGTATACTAAAGATTTTCCGGTTGAGAAATTCTATAGAGATTCCAAATTATGTACAATCGGAGAAGGAACCACTGAAATTCAGAAACTGGTTATCTCCAGAAATATCTTAAAAGGATAA
- the rpoB gene encoding DNA-directed RNA polymerase subunit beta translates to MLTNQTERLNFASTKNIPDYPDFLDIQVKSFKDFFQLETKSDERGNEGLYNTFMENFPITDTRNQFVLEFLDYFVDPPRYTIEECIDRGLTYSVPLKARLKLYCTDPEHEDFETIVQDVYLGTIPYMTPSGTFVINGAERVVVSQLHRSPGVFFGQSFHANGTKLYSARVIPFKGSWIEFATDINSVMYAYIDRKKKLPVTTLFRAIGFERDKDILEIFDLAEEIKVSKTGLKKYIGRRLAARVLNTWHEDFVDEDTGEVVSIERNEIILDRDTILDKDNVEEIIDANVKAILLHKEDNNQADYAIIHNTLQKDPTNSEKEAVEHIYRQLRNAEPPDEETARGIIDKLFFSDQRYNLGEVGRYRMNKKLGLDIPMEKQVLTKEDIITIVKYLIELINSKAEIDDIDHLSNRRVRTVGEQLSAQFGVGLARMARTIRERMNVRDNEVFTPIDLINAKTLSSVINSFFGTNQLSQFMDQTNPLAEITHKRRLSALGPGGLSRERAGFEVRDVHYTHYGRLCPIETPEGPNIGLISSLGVYAKVNGMGFIETPYRKVENGKVNLVETPIYLSAEEEEGKMIAQANIEMDENGTITADRVIAREEGDFPVVEPNVVHYTDVAPNQIASISASLIPFLEHDDANRALMGSNMMRQAVPLLRPEAPIVGTGLERQVASDSRVLINAEGSGTVEYVDANMITIKYDRTDAERAVSFDPDEKTYQLIKFRKTNQSTSINLKPIVRKGDRVAKGQVLCEGYATQNGELALGRNLQVAFMPWKGYNFEDAIVISEKVVRDDIFTSIHVDDYSLEVRDTKLGNEELTNDIPNVSEEATKDLDENGMIRIGAEVKPGDILIGKITPKGESDPTPEEKLLRAIFGDKAGDVKDASLKASPSLHGVVLDKKLFARAVKDKRKRSKDKDDLALLETQFEVKFNELKDRLVEKLFDIVNGKTSQGVMNDLGEEVLPKGKKFSQKMLYAVEDFAHLTKGQWTTDDETNAMVNDLIHNYKIKLNDLQGALRREKFTITVGDELPSGILKLAKVYIAKKRKLKVGDKMAGRHGNKGIVAKIVRQEDMPFLEDGTPVDIVLNPLGVPSRMNIGQIYETVLGWAGQKLGKKFATPIFDGASLEEINALTDEAGIPRFGHTYLYDGGTGERFHQPATVGIIYMLKLGHMVDDKMHARSIGPYSLITQQPLGGKAQFGGQRFGEMEVWALEAYGASSTLREILTVKSDDVIGRAKTYEAIVKGETMPEPGLPESFNVLMHELKGLGLDIRLEE, encoded by the coding sequence ATGTTAACAAATCAGACTGAAAGATTAAATTTCGCCTCGACGAAAAACATCCCTGACTATCCGGATTTCCTTGATATTCAGGTAAAATCTTTTAAAGATTTCTTCCAATTGGAAACCAAATCTGACGAAAGAGGTAACGAAGGTCTATATAATACCTTCATGGAAAACTTCCCAATTACAGATACAAGAAATCAATTTGTATTGGAATTCCTTGATTACTTTGTTGATCCGCCACGTTATACTATTGAAGAGTGTATCGACAGAGGATTAACCTACAGTGTGCCGTTAAAAGCACGTTTAAAATTGTATTGTACCGATCCGGAACACGAAGATTTCGAAACGATTGTTCAGGATGTATATTTAGGTACAATTCCATATATGACACCAAGCGGTACATTCGTAATCAACGGAGCCGAGCGTGTTGTTGTTTCTCAGTTACACCGTTCACCGGGTGTGTTTTTCGGACAATCTTTCCATGCGAATGGAACAAAATTATACTCTGCCAGAGTAATTCCTTTTAAAGGATCTTGGATTGAATTCGCTACCGATATCAACAGCGTTATGTACGCCTATATCGATAGAAAGAAAAAATTACCAGTAACGACTCTTTTCCGTGCTATCGGATTTGAAAGAGATAAAGATATCCTGGAAATCTTTGACCTTGCTGAGGAAATCAAAGTTTCTAAAACAGGTCTTAAAAAATATATTGGTCGTCGTCTGGCTGCACGTGTATTGAATACATGGCATGAAGACTTCGTAGATGAGGATACAGGAGAAGTAGTATCGATTGAGCGTAACGAAATTATCTTAGATCGGGATACGATTTTGGATAAAGACAATGTAGAGGAAATTATCGATGCCAACGTAAAAGCCATCTTGTTACACAAAGAAGATAACAACCAGGCCGATTACGCGATTATCCACAATACCTTACAAAAAGACCCTACCAACTCTGAAAAAGAAGCCGTAGAGCACATCTACCGTCAGTTGCGTAATGCAGAACCGCCTGATGAAGAAACTGCTCGTGGTATTATCGATAAATTATTCTTCTCCGACCAACGTTATAACTTAGGTGAAGTGGGTCGTTACAGAATGAATAAAAAATTAGGTTTGGATATCCCAATGGAAAAACAAGTGTTGACCAAAGAGGATATCATTACAATCGTAAAATACCTGATCGAATTGATCAACTCTAAAGCAGAGATTGATGATATCGACCACTTATCAAACCGTCGTGTACGTACCGTTGGTGAACAATTGTCGGCACAATTTGGTGTAGGTTTAGCCCGTATGGCCAGAACCATCCGCGAAAGAATGAACGTTAGAGATAACGAGGTGTTTACACCAATCGATTTGATTAATGCGAAAACATTATCATCGGTGATCAACTCTTTCTTCGGTACCAACCAGTTATCACAGTTTATGGACCAAACGAATCCATTGGCTGAGATCACACACAAAAGAAGACTGTCTGCCCTTGGACCTGGAGGTCTTTCGAGAGAGAGAGCCGGTTTCGAGGTACGTGACGTTCACTATACGCACTACGGACGTTTATGTCCGATTGAAACACCAGAGGGACCAAACATTGGTTTGATTTCATCTCTTGGGGTTTATGCGAAAGTAAATGGAATGGGATTCATCGAAACACCGTACCGTAAAGTAGAAAACGGTAAAGTGAATCTGGTTGAAACACCAATCTATTTAAGCGCAGAAGAAGAAGAAGGTAAGATGATCGCACAGGCGAATATCGAAATGGACGAGAACGGAACGATCACTGCCGACAGAGTTATTGCCCGTGAAGAAGGTGATTTCCCGGTTGTGGAGCCAAACGTTGTTCACTATACCGACGTAGCACCGAACCAGATTGCATCGATTTCGGCATCGTTAATTCCATTCCTGGAGCACGATGATGCGAACCGTGCGTTGATGGGATCGAACATGATGCGACAGGCAGTTCCTTTATTACGACCGGAAGCACCAATTGTTGGTACCGGATTAGAGCGTCAGGTGGCGTCTGATTCCCGAGTATTGATTAATGCGGAAGGAAGCGGAACTGTTGAGTATGTTGATGCGAACATGATTACCATTAAATACGACAGAACCGATGCGGAAAGAGCGGTTAGCTTCGATCCGGACGAGAAAACGTATCAGTTAATTAAATTTAGAAAAACCAACCAGAGTACGTCAATCAACCTGAAACCAATCGTAAGAAAAGGAGACAGAGTGGCAAAAGGACAAGTACTTTGTGAAGGATATGCAACGCAAAACGGAGAGCTTGCTTTAGGACGTAACCTACAAGTAGCGTTTATGCCTTGGAAAGGGTATAACTTCGAGGATGCGATTGTAATTTCCGAAAAAGTAGTTCGCGACGATATCTTTACGTCAATCCACGTAGATGATTATTCATTGGAAGTGCGTGATACGAAATTGGGTAACGAAGAGTTAACCAACGATATCCCGAACGTAAGTGAGGAAGCGACTAAAGATTTGGATGAAAACGGTATGATCAGAATCGGAGCCGAGGTAAAACCTGGTGACATCCTGATCGGTAAAATCACACCAAAAGGAGAATCGGATCCAACTCCGGAAGAAAAACTTTTACGTGCGATCTTTGGAGACAAAGCGGGTGATGTAAAAGATGCTTCATTAAAAGCGTCTCCATCATTACACGGTGTGGTATTAGACAAAAAATTATTCGCAAGAGCGGTAAAAGATAAACGCAAACGTTCTAAAGATAAAGACGATTTAGCACTATTGGAAACCCAATTTGAAGTGAAATTCAATGAATTGAAAGACAGATTGGTAGAGAAATTGTTCGACATCGTTAATGGAAAAACATCTCAGGGTGTAATGAACGATTTAGGTGAAGAAGTATTACCAAAAGGTAAGAAATTCTCACAGAAAATGTTGTATGCAGTTGAAGATTTCGCACACTTAACAAAAGGTCAGTGGACTACAGACGATGAAACCAATGCCATGGTGAACGACTTGATCCACAACTATAAAATTAAGTTAAACGACCTTCAGGGTGCTTTGAGAAGAGAGAAATTTACCATCACTGTTGGAGATGAATTACCATCCGGAATTTTAAAACTGGCTAAAGTTTACATCGCTAAGAAACGTAAACTGAAAGTGGGTGATAAAATGGCGGGACGTCACGGTAACAAAGGTATTGTTGCTAAAATCGTTCGTCAGGAGGATATGCCATTCTTAGAAGACGGAACACCGGTAGATATCGTATTGAATCCACTAGGGGTACCTTCCCGTATGAACATCGGTCAGATTTATGAGACCGTATTAGGATGGGCAGGACAGAAACTAGGTAAGAAATTTGCAACGCCAATTTTCGACGGAGCTTCTTTGGAAGAAATCAATGCCTTGACAGACGAAGCCGGAATTCCAAGATTCGGACATACCTACCTGTATGACGGAGGAACCGGAGAACGTTTCCACCAGCCGGCAACGGTAGGAATCATCTACATGTTGAAATTAGGACACATGGTTGATGATAAGATGCACGCACGTTCTATCGGACCGTACTCATTGATTACGCAACAGCCTCTTGGAGGTAAAGCGCAATTCGGAGGTCAGCGTTTCGGAGAGATGGAGGTTTGGGCACTTGAAGCATATGGTGCTTCCAGCACATTGAGAGAAATATTGACTGTTAAATCGGATGACGTTATTGGTAGAGCGAAAACTTACGAAGCTATCGTTAAGGGAGAAACTATGCCGGAACCAGGATTACCGGAATCATTCAATGTATTAATGCATGAATTGAAAGGTCTTGGATTAGACATCAGATTAGAAGAATAA